The region CCCTCTCGCCGGCATCTTCAACCAGGTCGGCGGGCAGTTCCTTCAAAAAGGGGGAGGGATGGCACGGCATAATCTGGCCGTATTTTTTCCGGCCGGCGCAATGGCTCAGAGTCAGAGTCCGCATCGCGCGTGTCAGGGCCACATAAAACAGCCTGCGTTCCTCGTCGAGGGTGCCTTCAACCTTCGAACGCGAATGCGGCAACAGGCCGTCCTCCAGGCCGACGATGTAAACGTGCGGGAACTCCAGGCCCTTGCAACTGTGCATCGTGATCAACGTCACCTCGTCGCCGGTGCGTTCCTTTTCATCTTCGTGATCATTGTCCAGCGCGAGTTCCTCAAGGAATGCCTGCAGCCTGTCCACTGCCGAGCGAGCGGACGCGTTGCTGGCGTCCTCCTCGGCGGCGACATTGTCCATCGAGGCGATCAAGTCCTGGAGGTTCCGCACCTTGTTTTGTGCGGCCTCTGCATCCTTTTCCGAACGGCGGAGTTCCTCCATGTAGCCGATTTCTCCCACGAAGTTCCGTGCCCAGTTTTGCAGCGTGCCCGCGTCTCGTGAAAACATCTCTCCGGCCAGCCGCGCCCGCGTCCGTTCGATCAACCCGACAAATGACCCGATGCTCTCGCGCGTCCTCGCCGCGAACCCGGCCTGAACGGTGGGATTCTTCATCGCGGCGAAGGCGGAACATTTTTGCTCCAGGCTTGCCGCCAGCAATCGTTCCATTGTCACATCGCTCAGACCGCGCGATGGCACGTTGGCGATGCGCACAAGGCTCACGTCGTCATTCGGGTTGAGGAGGACCTTGAGGTAAGCGAGAAAGTCCTTCACCTCACGCCGGTCGAAAAAACTTTGTCCTCCAACAAGGTGATAACGGACGCCCGCCTGGCGCAGCGCCGTTTCCAGAGGGCGCGATTGCTGGTTCGTCCGGAACAGAATCGCCTGGTCGCGCCACGGAACACGGCGTGACTGCCGAAGGAATTCAATTTCCTCAACAATGGTCCGCGCTTCCTCTTCTTCGCTTGCGAACGCATGCAACGTTATCCTGTCGCCCTGGCCCTTCGCTGACCAGAGCTGTTTGGAACGGCGACGCGCGTTGTTTTTGATCACCGCGTTGGCCGCGGTGAGAATCGTGGTCGTCGAGCGATAGTTCTGTTCCAGTTTGACAACCTTCACCCCGGGAAAATGCTTTTCCATGTCGAGCAGGTTGGCGATCTCCGCGCCGCGCCAGCCATATATGCTCTGGTCATCGTCGCCCACCACGCACAGATTGTGATGTTCCTGCGTGAGCGCCTGGACGAGTTGGAACTGCGCGGCATTCGTGTCCTGATACTCGTCCACCATCACGTAGCGGTATCTGGCCCGGCAGGCGGCAAGCGCGCCGGGATGTTCCTTGAACAATCGCAGCGTCAGCAGGATGAGATCGTCGAAATCGACCGCATTGGAGGCGCGCAGCGCCGATTCGTAACGCGAGCGGACGTGTTCCGCCATTGCCGAGACGCTGGCGTCGTGAAACGCTGCAGTCTTCGACCCTCCGTTCCGGTACCGGCTCAACAGACCGAGAATGGCGGCCGGATCGGTCTTCTCCCCCTTAGCGGAGATGTGGCTGAGTATCTTTCTAATCGCGGCAAGCTGCTCGGACTCGTCGTAGATGACAAAGTTCCGCTTGTACCCCAGTTTTTCAATGTGCTGGCGCAGAATACGGACGCACAGGGAGTGGAACGTGCAAAGTGTGGGAT is a window of Candidatus Angelobacter sp. DNA encoding:
- a CDS encoding UvrD-helicase domain-containing protein; translation: MLNLDSLNPQQRLAVETVRGPVLILAGAGTGKTRVITCRIAYLMEKGVSPGSILAVTFTNKAAREMRERVHQLVPRRRTAEAGSRSHSDAHPTLCTFHSLCVRILRQHIEKLGYKRNFVIYDESEQLAAIRKILSHISAKGEKTDPAAILGLLSRYRNGGSKTAAFHDASVSAMAEHVRSRYESALRASNAVDFDDLILLTLRLFKEHPGALAACRARYRYVMVDEYQDTNAAQFQLVQALTQEHHNLCVVGDDDQSIYGWRGAEIANLLDMEKHFPGVKVVKLEQNYRSTTTILTAANAVIKNNARRRSKQLWSAKGQGDRITLHAFASEEEEARTIVEEIEFLRQSRRVPWRDQAILFRTNQQSRPLETALRQAGVRYHLVGGQSFFDRREVKDFLAYLKVLLNPNDDVSLVRIANVPSRGLSDVTMERLLAASLEQKCSAFAAMKNPTVQAGFAARTRESIGSFVGLIERTRARLAGEMFSRDAGTLQNWARNFVGEIGYMEELRRSEKDAEAAQNKVRNLQDLIASMDNVAAEEDASNASARSAVDRLQAFLEELALDNDHEDEKERTGDEVTLITMHSCKGLEFPHVYIVGLEDGLLPHSRSKVEGTLDEERRLFYVALTRAMRTLTLSHCAGRKKYGQIMPCHPSPFLKELPADLVEDAGERVKAPVAAEAGRDLFAAMRSALG